The segment GTATGCTAAACACAGATTTCACTTCAACATTCAGAAATCAAAATTACATGCTTAAGTTTCAACGTGTTTTAATTAAGACCTACAtctgcttcctttttctccccaaTTAAAACCAAATTGGAACAGAACAGTTGTGTTCTGCTTTTCCTTATTTACCGTCTTCATGCACTCTGAATATTTCTATGAAAAAAGCATACAcatcaaaaaatgaaaaaaaaatctagaatttATTACACTGACTAGCCTGAAATTAATTCCATTGTCAACCTAGAAAAATTATCAGTTTTCTCAGTACTTTAAACACACTGGCATTCTGGTTTCATATTTTCTCCATTTCATACAATTGTTTAGCATGACAAATGTCAGCTTTCCCCTGTTCATATACTTTTTAGATTTAACCCAAAGAAAGCAGTCTTGAGACCATGTTATAACAAAGATTTCCCACTCTCCTGGAAGACTGCAGGTCCTGAATGCATGAGTGCTCTGCTCCATCACATGCTGTATAAGAAAACTGAACTACTTCAGTCTCAGTTAATTATACACTTGAATAAGGATGAAAGGGATTTGCATAACCAGGAGCCAGATACATCTTATTGAGCAGGTCCTGGTGAAACTGTATTAAGGTCAGTCCACCACAGAAAACATCAGTGCTAGTCATTGTGAAAACGTCAGTGGTCTCCTTGTGAAGACAATCTTGCAagtttttctctcctcagtttTTGAACTGATGAATGGCAAATTTCCATTCTCCCTTTTACCAGTCTCCCGCTAGGGGGCTGTACTGGACAACACATACCAGGCATAAGGAGCTGGGAAGAGGTGGCTGGGAACACCAGTAGATATTCCAGGCTCTGCTACCTGGCCATTTGCAACCTTTCCTTAACAGATACACAACAGTTGTCTGAAACTGATTCCCATACCCGTCTATACATAATTTTTCAGGACAAGACTAATTTGACATTTTAAATCACAATTAACTTGGCTACTGGCTCATACCTTGCCATATTTCCAAAAGACAGCATTGTTTTGTCTGAAAGAGTCTTATTTTTATGGCACAGGCAGAATCATAAATCAATTAAAGGTAATCCAGAAATAGCTAACAGTATTACAGAGTCACTTAGCAAAGTAAGtggcccagcaggaaaaaacTCTCCactttgctaaaataaattcacCACATATCTACAACACAGGCCATATCAGGCCACCTATCTACAACACAGGTTTCCATGTCTTTTAAATGCTCTGATCCCATCAACTACTCTTGTAAGCTTTTGTATTTGTCATGAACCCTAAAAACTGTACAGAATAAAAAGCAGCTGAGTAGTGTGCACACTATACTTCAGTACAAACCCACACGCTGGAGCTTTTGCTTCTAAATGTAAATATGGGagtattttgtgttttgtgctCTGCAGTTAACATTACATATAAAGACACTGCTGATGTATGCATGAAGtttgttttaggttttttttattagagAATCCAATTAAAAATTGCCTAAATACAAGTTTTAAATGATGACCAAAAGCTGCTGAATCTGAAGGTGGTAATTTTTGCTGCAAAACAATTTATCTGAGACAATGATTTTTGAATGGCAAAATACATTAAAAGTATATTCAATCTGTGAGATATCTAAAAGAGAAGACTGAGGTTAAACTCTATCAACATGGAGAAAAGGGcaaacaattattttctttccatttgcatcttACCTTCACATACAGCTCATATCGTGCCTTGACTATAGGATTATTCAATATGCTGGTGGCAGTAAGAACACTCTCCCTTTTTATTTGTTCTCTGTAGGCCTAGGAAACAAATTTGACAGTGTTAATTATCATGTTCCTATAACAACTATCACATGAATTTGAATTCAACGTcagtttctgtaaataaaataatgaatataCTACAGTGTGAACTGCTTGTTCTCAGTACCTAAGTCCAAACCACATAAACCTAACCAATTAGGTTTAGTAGTGTTTATAGCTCATTGCTTTAGCTTGATCAAAAGATGTGTCTTGCTTATATAATGGACTATAACCAGTTACTGTTCTCATCTACAGACAACATCCAGGCTTCTCCACCACAGTCTAACATATTGTTGAAGGTGATCCTGCTCATTTTcagggtcctttccaactcaaaaCATAATAAAACATTCCACAATCACAGAAGCTCATATGAAAAAAACCGTTAACTGTGGCAATCTTGCTTACTATCACGCTCATGATACTCTTTCAACCCTTCTACCAGCCATAAAGTTTGTCCCTGTTACAATTTATAATGATAAATACAACATGACTGCTAATTCTAACCTGCTCTCAGTTGTCTTCAAATTAAAAAGATAATCACCAAGAAAGGAGACAGTATGTTTACCTTGCTAGAAACAcatgtgttttgcttttcaatCTGAATAACAAAATGTTTCCAATACTTAAACTCTGTAAAGCAAATCCTCATCAAATGAAGAAGTGATTTCTAGTAACTTTGTCATGATTTTCTACTAGCAGCTATTAAGCACAGCAATATTTCATTAGCTGGGGTGCTTAAGTGCTGGCTACTTCCTGAGGTGTTAAACTTACAAAGTGCAAGTAAGGACATTACAGCTTTCTAGAGAACAAGCCACATCAACAAGAACTTAGAAATTACTTACACCAAGAACTGTAACACTTTTCATCTAcctattttttaataataggTCATATCttacttgttttccttttgtgtgATCAGGAGATTTTAAGTGTTGCTGAACAGAACTGTGCAATGCAGGAACATAGACACTGCAAGCACTGCAGTGAACAGTCTCAACTTTCATCATATGGTCATCAGCCGTAACCCCTGCCAAAGAAGATGCAATAAATCATTAGCACAAAATGTGTTACTTTAGGCAACTGGAAAAGTAGCTTGTTTGTTTCTTACCCAAAAATTAAGAGCTCTCACTCGTTAACATGTCAAACTGAATCACTGAGGAATAGTCACCTAAATTCAGGCATCAAAATTAGGCTCTCTGAGGGCAATATTGAAAGAGGAAGTTTTTCACTTCAATACTCCAACTTCACCTCTTCACAGACTACACGAGACCCAGGCAAAGTAAAAAAATGCATCTATTTTCAATCAACAATAATCAATATCCTTAAAAATACACACTTTGAAACAGCAAACAAAGCTTGACTGAAGTAATTGCACTTACTTTACCCCTTATAAAACCTAATTTACTTCCTTGCCCTCCCTCACCGTCAGGAAGAAGCACATGAATCCAATTCCTCTTGCAGTTTTAAATATTAGCTTGGTAACAGAACATTCTCATCACAAAGGAAAACAGGCCCTCCAGTACTTAAGTAAAGTACAAAAGAATTTGTGGGATTGTTAAGATGTTGCCTGTATCAATTTTTAAGTAGCTTTTagtatttaaattcaaattagGTAATACTGAATAGTTATAGCCTAAAATATAGTCAAAGATGTCTTGTCTGGTTGTAGCCCATATTCTGAAATCCCTCAAGCAAAGAAGGGGAGGATATGGCACAGCAAGGCAGGGACACATGAACTGCTCCAGAAAACTGCCTGTAGGGCAAGCCAAGGGGAAAAACATTCCAGACAGAGATGCATCTTGGGTAACCAAAAAATGCTCCAACTCTTCCTTTTGACACTGTCCCTCCAAACCACAGCAAATCTCATATTTACACTTTTCCAAATCCTTGCCATTGTATTTGACCACTATCACCTTACTGCTTTATTACACTCTCTCTCAATCTACTGCATCCACCTGTTACCACTCCTCATGCTTTATACTGAATGGGACTGTGACAAAGCCCACAGAATTGTTTGTCAGGTACCTAGCATGATGTTCTCACCTTCTGACAAGGCTACTTGGATACCCAACAAACAAGGTTTGCCATTTCCTGCTGCACTTCCATTCCACATTGTATCAGAAATGAAGCAAGGAACCTCAACCAGGCCCAGAAAAGATGTGAAAACTAACTGGTTTTATGCATTTTATCAAATCCAAAGAAGAATGAAAGGCGAAAAGGACCAGGAGAGCTCCAGATTACTCACCTTCCATGATATCTTTTTCAGCAGCTTGGGAATTCTCCGTTTGGTTACTTGTCTGCTGCTTACGCATTGCTGTCTTCTTGAATTTATTCACCATACATTcctacaaagggaaaaaaattgtaaatacCTATGATGTACAATTATTTACATTCAAATATTAtcccagattttaaaaattcaatataGTTTATAATAAACAGTAAATACTTGCTATTACTTCTTAAGGCACTACTTTCAACTGTAAAAGTAACAGTACTTTACAGACTTTTAATTTGCTTCATTTGTTTGAACTTCTAGTAGTATGTGCTGCACCAAAAGTCATCTACAAAATGATTAATGGTAAATAAAGcatattttggaaataaatggTAAACTGTAACTATAGTCTCATGTAAAAGTATTACACAGATCAAAAACAGCTGTCTTACATGAAGAAATTCCATCACTACTTTGTCaaattttgtttgcttctggATATGATCCAATGTCTCCTGGTGAGCTGCACTCTCCAGATGTGactcaatttctttttcttcaaatgtTCGAAACTTGCAAAATGAGCAAGTAAATGCCATTCTATCAAGAGAAACACATTAAATATTGCTATTAAAATTCCTCAAAATGATGGCACTTGACAAACCCAATCAGAAAGGGAACAGGAAAACCATTCTTTGAAGAATCCtaagtgaaaaagaaatgaaaaaaaacctagAGATTTTCCATTACAAAGGGTAAGTGCTACATGAATCAAATATAATCCAGGCCAGTATCAGAGTAACAAATCTATTCTGGAGACAAAAACTGCTGAAATCAGAAGCCAGGCATTTAAAAGCCACATTATTGTGTGACTTCATCTACTGCAGCTCTCTACTTCCTGTCACATTTTGTAGCATGTCTCGTAGGCACAGAATCATAATCCAGCCAGGCCATGAATTCCTAATTACAAGTAATTAGAAGAAATCATTTAAAGCTCATTTTCCATACAAAAGCTATATAATCTTTATAAGTAAATGTAAACTCCTCAGTACGATGAGGAAAAGTCACTAATCACTAGCTAGGATCATATACTGCACTGACATTGAACAGTTTTGGACAGTGCAGCCACTGGGCAAGACTAACAAAGTTACAAACCTATTTTTGTACCTATTTTTACTATGAAACAGTTGACCACAGATATGTAcgtatatacacacacatatacaaaCCGGAATAAAATCAATTTCTAACAGCTTTTTAAGTCAACATGAACACAGACTTCAAAAGCAGTACAATTATAATCTGCTTCACAAGTATGCACTGATGCACTTGTGGGGCAAAAGGAGTTAGTAAATTGTGTATTTGCTGATACAATTGTGGCCCAGTGAAACACCCAGTCTTCTAAGACATTGAATTTGGGTGTCAGGATTTggcttgaggttttttttctttatttgggttagctttttgcttttgctggggagcaggggaagTTGAGGGGTGTGGAAGGAGATGGGTTTTTTCCACCATTTCtttcttgcattttattttcctaaaatcagtccaaaggaaaaaaacatgtgTTCTTAGAGAAGCATTAAGGACAAAAAAACCACTGTACATAACACAGAAGTTACAGCACAAACCTGTATCCATCACCgtatttttcactgtttttttctcttctacgCCTTTGCTTCTCTCTTCTGGCCTCAATCCGCcgcttttcttcttcctcactTTTAGCTTCTCCTTTGCCATCTTAACATACAATTGAAGGATTAAAAACCAAattcaaaacaaacagcagcagaagtacCTGTCTTCCCTGTCTCCTCCACAAACACTTCAAAGTGCAGAGGAAGTCCCTGTAACAACATGGTTCCATGGCTTTCTTAAATGTTCTGAaagttttgctctgttttcctcCTCTAGAGACAACCAATTTAAACACTTGCTTTCAACTTTGCAGCTAAGGTTTTACACTCTAGTTTAcagtcataaaaaaaaaatctgagttaaAGCAACTCCTTCCCTGTTGTGCTTAGCTATTAAAGGCCTCTTCAAGTAAGTGACCAGAAAAAGGTAACTGGAAACGCATAGAGAAAAACACATTGTTTAAAATTCTCCCATGTTTTTAGAACACCACTGCTACAGTCCCCTTACAAAAAGCGAAACCATCTAAAGGCTGTCTCTTCTACTGAGAAGGCAGGTCCCAGAAGTGAAATCAAAGGTTCTCATAAATGAGACAAGACAGTGTTGCTTCAAGGTATGGTACACGAATTGAAATTCAAcaactttattatttttacccACTAGATTTCACTTGgtttcacagaaaaatattccaaagaTTTTCAGCCAAAGAAATAAACCAGTTAATGGGGGCGGGGGAGGGAAAGACAATGATGGACAGATTCACCACACAACAAGGTAGCCAAGCAGACCTTCAGAGAAGATCTTGATTAAATTACCACCTGGCATACAAGTAAAAGTGTCAATAAGTAAATGTATATAATTTAGTTCTACAACATTTAAGACTTCCAAGGACACTAACTTTTTGCATAAGTGCACTTATGTTTGTCCTTCCTATGTCTGCTTTAGCAGTCTGTGGACAAAGGGAAACCATTAGATTATTATTCAGTGGGTAGTTTTAGACCAGAAAAAGAGTATCACTTCGTTCTCTTTTACAGTTCAACCTTAGAAGAGAAGTCAGCCTCCAGGAAATCTACCTCCATCCAAACAGCAACAGAATGGAACATAAAACAGCATCATGCACAAAGACCAAGACTGTGAAACACCCTGTGGATCGAGAAGTTGTCACTGAATACCGAAAACATCTTCATTACTAACAGCTCCTGATTATCCCAAGGTTTATCATTTTTTAGCAAAGAGTTTCAAAATTTACTGTGATccacagaggagaaaaactCCTGTCCATGagactatttaaaaaaaaaatcaaattgaaaacaaaaaaccacctaCCTACCCACAGAGACAATTCCCATACTGATCCCAGGATTTAAATTTCATTCAGTGCATTTCTGCtaactctggaaatattcaaagGATCACTTGTTTTACTGCCATAAAAACTATCTGGTATGATATTCTGCGGCATGAAATGGCCTCTATTTTGACCCTCAAGCTCATAAATTGAAGTGCCTATCCTGTGAGAAGCTGGGGAATGGAGACCTGAATctatatataaattaaaaactccctctttccccttcaGTGCACTTATGcaaacttttaaaacaaaaagaaactcacgccatttaaaaataaactcaaaATATTTACTATTACTTCAAGAAAAGAAACACTCATTTGGCTGCAAATTTCCAGCCCGCCTTGCCATCAAATGAGAATGCCATATGCAAATAGGGCAGCATACAAGGAAAGGGGGACTAAAATTTCAGCCTTAtcactgcatttctttttctatgtgTCTGGAATCACTACAGTTAATACACACTTGAACTGATTTtatgaaaactaaaaataaacctGTTTCATTAAGACTATACATGAAACAGACCCCGCATTCCTGACAGCAGTTCTCCAAGGTAACTGAATCCGCTTCATTAAAAGTGACTCATCTAGGGTTTAAGGGTAAGGTTGATCAGCTAGTGGGATAAATAATAGGATATGGGTGAGGAACCAGTGGGATGAGCAACATTCAAGCAATGGAATGGTAGCAGGTATAGAAGaccacagagagcagagacaCAGTAAGCATGAAATAACCAACCAAGTAATGGATGGATGTTACAAACAACCGTATTTCCACAGCTCAAATTTTTAACCTCTTTAAACAAAAAACAGGCAGCCATGCTACCAAATAACAACTAGAGGTCAAAAATACAGGCTTACAAAATGTATTCTTATAAAGTCTCACAAATAGAACACCTTACCTGACAAAGCAAACTGACTTACCTCCAAAAGTCTGATATCCAAGATCATAAGCATCTCTTGTGAAGTCTTCATATATAACAACTGCACCACTTGTATCAACTTCAATTTCCTAATAAAGTCAAATCCATAAATTAAAAAAGCCATTCTACATCCAGAAAGGCAGCGTAATTTACATTATTTCCAATGATCTGTTACttgctattttttaaatatgacAATGAAAGAAAGTGAATTATGTTGTGGAACTCCATGTACAAACACTTCTAGCTCTGCATTTCTCTGTAATGCCttactaaattattttcacaatCAAAATTGTTTTCTATATAAACATTTTGACTTCCAATCCAGACTTTTACTTAGTTGAGGTGTTAATATCCTCACTCAAAAAGAAGGGTATTGTCTTGTATTGTTACCGTCTTGTAACATTAAATCaggatatatatatacacacgcTCAGCTTACTAGTAACATTCTCACATCGTGTTGCAACTGATCTGTCTGAAGGAAGGGACTAATCTTCCTACCCTATCAGACACCACCTTTTAACACTGACCCTTTTTATTTACCCTCTCTCCTTGATGTGTCTTACGCCTTAGCCATTCCTCCTCACTTCTGTTTAGTGATCTCCTTTGTACCCACCCAAGCAGGTCATAGATGCATGAGCTCAAGCTGTCTACCTGCGGCAACAGGAGAAGTGTTCATATGAGAGCTCTCTTGTGCATTACATGAACAGGTAGGGTCTACAAATACACCTTAAAATTCACTTTCCAGGCTATCTGCACAAGCTACATCTTTCACTCAAAATCAACTGTCACCAAAATAAGATTGTTTTAgataaagtgaaaataaaaacaaaatcacGTTCAGAAAAACTTATCTAGTTTAATGTTCAATTTGGTAACTAGCTTAAGAATTATGTGTCTTCAGGTATACTATGTGAACTTCTCAAGAATCAAAACATTTTCCAGTTCTGGGAATCTTTACCTCTATAGTAGAATCCTGGTAAGATGTCTTCGTGTCTATTAACATAAAATGAGAAACAATGCAAAAACGCTGTCACTAACAATTCGATTTAAGACAATAagatatttaggaaaaaatcaGCTTGTTATGCAGGGAAAACTGTCTACATTTACAATTTATCATAGTTTAGTAATACTGTTAAATGTAAAATCAGTTACTCTTAGAAATACAAACTAAACACTTTTAGAAGCAATCACTTATATCTAAATCCAAAACAAGAATTTCATGATTGAAAAGGACAATACAATTTTGATATATATTTTCAGTCATACAACAGATACCAAATGCATTGAAGTTTCTCTTAGCTGTTACCCACTTTTTAGTTGTCAACTACATGATACTGCTTAGGTCTTTCAGTTCAGGTTTCAGAAACTGTGTTAAACTACTCAGCATTTTCTTCCCCCTAATCTCAGAGGCACAGGACAGGCTGCATTCTTGCAGGCACTATCTATTCCACTTCCTAAAGTAACACCAATGTTATGTATTGGTCTTTGGATTGTGGAAATCAGTGAAGTGGATGCAGTAGTAAATTAGAAGCATTCTGCCTGAACATAGCTTAGAAAGGAGAATGTGCAAGAGTACTGAAAGAACTTGGGTGTGCATTTTAGAGACCCTTTTCATAACAACAAAGCTGATGAGACCACCATTAAAGTTCCCTATACAAAAGACACAGGAGCATGTTCTGCACAGCCAGTTCCTGGAATCTGTACAGTACTCTTGACATTACAGTTAAGGAAACAGTTATGTAATACATAATAATGTAAAATATAGAATAACAAAATCAAAACGAGAATTTATGCCTCAAAGTCTCTGCCAAGTCTGTGCATTTACCTTGCAAGCTATGAGCTACAGCAACTTTAAACTATTTTTATGGGTGATTTAAAACCAAACTACATAAAACACTGCAGATCAAAATTACTAGGAAATCACAAGCATAAAAACTAAAATTTGATTGCTGTACACACTGTTCACAATATGTAATACTCGAGTTTACATTCCCTCAAAGCGAGTACTTTATTCAAACCTCACTAGTGACTTTTTTCTCCAACTTTGATTGCaatataaaaatttaatatTAGAGTTGTAAAATATCTTTATGGAAGTTAAAGGAACCAAGCATCACTAATACAATTTGCAGTTTGTATTTAGTTTAATCTATCTCATTTATAGTTCTTCTTGTCATTAGAGCATTTTATTTACAAGTGGGagaaatttttttctgcctctcatAAATTATTATGTAACAGTTTTTGCCATTTTTGcagtttccttccttttccctctcctcttcaCCCACGCCTTATATCTTTATTTTAACTGCATCGTAGCTGATGCACTACTTTTTATAGCCAAAGAATTTTGAAAGCAGGGCCCAGGCTCATGCAAGAGCACGTTTTAGTATGTGTCAGGCATTGTCTCTTCAGACAACCTGAGCTCTGACATTATTTTTAGTGGTGAAAATTTGACTTCAGGAAGTATCATCATGAAGTCTCAAGGAGATAGTCTTCAATGGTACATATCTGAACACATCAAAATATTCAGGATCATTTAGCAAATTATCTTTGCAGTAGAAAAGTTAGACATGtaaattcccaaaatccactGTGGACTATTTGAAAGggagaaaatgaagaattaCAAAACAGCATATGCAACCCTCTTTTTGAATATTAAAACTAAGTCATTactaattaataaaaaaatctgtaattttaaCTTAAAAACTTTGACACTTGCTACTTACTAGGTGATTTTTTCTGGCTCAGCTTCAAAATAGGCTTTGTCATTTTGGGTTTCTTGATAAATGTCCCACCAGGTTTGTTATATGGCTGTGgtatcatttttctttttattcctcttgCAGCaactgctgcagggctgggtttgTTATGATAGTCAACGACAATTCCAGGTCTGTGCATTCCGCCAAAGTCTCCCATGTGCTGAAAATGTGTGAAATCAAGAGGAAGGCATTAGTATATGAAAGCAATGTTAATAAAACAACTACTTGGTCCAGTATGACTGTGACCTTAACTAAAATCTGTGTTCTAGAGCAAAATCCAGGATGAAACTTAAGCTCCTGGTCTGATGTCCATTTGTGCAATGGCTTTGTGGGTGTTTGTCCAGTAGAACTAATACTTATGCATAAACTCTGTTTCTG is part of the Anomalospiza imberbis isolate Cuckoo-Finch-1a 21T00152 chromosome 9, ASM3175350v1, whole genome shotgun sequence genome and harbors:
- the ZNF326 gene encoding DBIRD complex subunit ZNF326 isoform X1, which translates into the protein MDYGEAEDRDWRFPDTPMHCGVNMPSGSVSDMDRDYGHGGYGGPRSMDSYLNQSYGMESHGGGGGGGGGGGNRFGPYESYDSGSSLGGRDLYRSGYGYNEPEQSRFGGSYGGRFDNSYRNSLDSFGGRNQGGSSWEAPYSRSKLRPGFMEDRGRESYSSYSSFSSPHMKPAPVGSRGRGTPAYPESGFGSRNYDAFGGPSTGRGRGRGHMGDFGGMHRPGIVVDYHNKPSPAAVAARGIKRKMIPQPYNKPGGTFIKKPKMTKPILKLSQKKSPNTKTSYQDSTIEEIEVDTSGAVVIYEDFTRDAYDLGYQTFGDGKGEAKSEEEEKRRIEARREKQRRRREKNSEKYGDGYRMAFTCSFCKFRTFEEKEIESHLESAAHQETLDHIQKQTKFDKVVMEFLHECMVNKFKKTAMRKQQTSNQTENSQAAEKDIMEGVTADDHMMKVETVHCSACSVYVPALHSSVQQHLKSPDHTKGKQAYREQIKRESVLTATSILNNPIVKARYELYVKGENPFEINDQAQEQQTEEEDKADEPAEGEEEEEEEEEETEEQTDFTLDHTEDN
- the ZNF326 gene encoding DBIRD complex subunit ZNF326 isoform X2: MDYGEDMDRDYGHGGYGGPRSMDSYLNQSYGMESHGGGGGGGGGGGNRFGPYESYDSGSSLGGRDLYRSGYGYNEPEQSRFGGSYGGRFDNSYRNSLDSFGGRNQGGSSWEAPYSRSKLRPGFMEDRGRESYSSYSSFSSPHMKPAPVGSRGRGTPAYPESGFGSRNYDAFGGPSTGRGRGRGHMGDFGGMHRPGIVVDYHNKPSPAAVAARGIKRKMIPQPYNKPGGTFIKKPKMTKPILKLSQKKSPNTKTSYQDSTIEEIEVDTSGAVVIYEDFTRDAYDLGYQTFGDGKGEAKSEEEEKRRIEARREKQRRRREKNSEKYGDGYRMAFTCSFCKFRTFEEKEIESHLESAAHQETLDHIQKQTKFDKVVMEFLHECMVNKFKKTAMRKQQTSNQTENSQAAEKDIMEGVTADDHMMKVETVHCSACSVYVPALHSSVQQHLKSPDHTKGKQAYREQIKRESVLTATSILNNPIVKARYELYVKGENPFEINDQAQEQQTEEEDKADEPAEGEEEEEEEEEETEEQTDFTLDHTEDN